One window of Candidatus Mycobacterium wuenschmannii genomic DNA carries:
- a CDS encoding EamA family transporter: MIGAAYAQLSAISYGVSDFVGGVASRRSAALRIMLVTYPLATLLLGVLAVTAGGPIHPGAVLWGSLYGISQAIGVYWFYAAVSAGPISVVSPLAAVLNAAVPVAVGVALGERPSAGASLGVVVAMLAVILVSRESPADEDVRTHRFTSKVAWLTIGSGVAFGLDFVLLHEAPVACRMWPLFFARAAATVLVIAVAAMSKNLELPSSTPLRLAVLAALLDTCANVSMLMAIQKWMLSLASILISLYPATTVVLAIIVLRERLTRWQAFGMVLAGVSVSMIAAA, encoded by the coding sequence CTGATCGGGGCGGCCTACGCCCAGCTCTCCGCAATCAGCTACGGCGTCAGTGATTTCGTCGGGGGTGTAGCGTCCCGGCGCTCGGCCGCGTTGCGCATCATGTTGGTGACGTATCCGCTTGCCACACTTTTGCTGGGCGTGCTCGCAGTTACCGCCGGCGGCCCGATCCATCCGGGCGCGGTGCTGTGGGGATCGCTCTACGGAATCAGCCAGGCGATCGGGGTCTACTGGTTCTACGCGGCCGTGAGTGCCGGGCCGATCTCGGTGGTCTCGCCGCTGGCCGCGGTGCTCAACGCGGCCGTCCCCGTCGCGGTCGGGGTGGCGCTCGGCGAGCGACCGAGCGCGGGGGCCTCGCTGGGCGTGGTGGTCGCGATGCTGGCGGTGATCCTGGTCAGCCGCGAATCCCCGGCCGACGAGGACGTCCGTACGCACAGGTTCACCAGCAAGGTGGCGTGGCTGACGATCGGGTCGGGTGTGGCATTCGGGCTGGATTTCGTGCTGCTGCACGAGGCCCCGGTGGCGTGCCGGATGTGGCCGCTGTTCTTCGCCCGCGCCGCGGCGACCGTCCTGGTCATCGCTGTCGCGGCGATGAGCAAGAACCTCGAGCTGCCGTCCAGCACGCCGCTGCGGCTGGCAGTACTCGCGGCGCTGCTGGATACCTGCGCCAACGTGAGCATGCTGATGGCGATCCAGAAGTGGATGTTGTCGCTGGCCAGCATCCTGATCTCGCTGTATCCGGCGACGACGGTCGTGTTGGCCATCATCGTGCTGCGCGAGCGGCTGACCCGATGGCAGGCGTTCGGCATGGTCCTGGCCGGGGTATCGGTCAGCATGATCGCCGCTGCCTGA
- a CDS encoding maleylpyruvate isomerase family mycothiol-dependent enzyme, translating to MGSVTILDKADVLSGLFGVWDSIEQLLDDLTEEQWQTSTPLPGWCVHDVVAHMIGTESSLQGIPAPDAEIDLTTLDHVRNDVGAANEQWVRHLGSEPGDALLQRFRAITADRCETLSGMSVDEWNAPTPSPVGLESFGRFMRVRLFDCWMHEQDIRDGIGSRSPDAELGGPAARQSLDEIAATMGYVVGKLGKAPDGSRVAIELTGPLARTIRVAVDGRAQVVDDFGGLEPTVSIRLDGLLLARLAGGRTDDTSGVALGGDTEVGARIVERLNFVI from the coding sequence ATGGGCAGTGTCACCATTCTCGACAAGGCCGACGTGTTGTCCGGGCTGTTCGGAGTCTGGGACAGCATCGAGCAACTGCTGGACGACCTGACCGAGGAGCAGTGGCAGACGTCGACACCTCTGCCCGGCTGGTGTGTGCACGACGTCGTCGCGCACATGATCGGCACCGAGTCGTCCCTGCAGGGCATCCCCGCGCCCGACGCCGAGATCGACCTGACGACGCTGGACCATGTGCGCAACGATGTGGGCGCAGCCAACGAGCAGTGGGTCCGCCATCTCGGCTCTGAGCCCGGAGATGCCCTGCTGCAACGGTTTCGGGCGATCACCGCGGACCGGTGCGAAACCTTGTCCGGCATGTCCGTCGACGAGTGGAACGCGCCGACGCCCAGTCCGGTCGGTCTGGAGAGCTTCGGGCGCTTCATGCGGGTGCGCCTGTTCGACTGCTGGATGCACGAACAGGACATCCGTGATGGCATCGGATCCAGGTCGCCCGACGCGGAGCTAGGCGGGCCGGCGGCACGACAGTCGCTCGACGAGATCGCGGCGACGATGGGGTACGTCGTGGGCAAGCTCGGCAAGGCGCCCGACGGGTCCCGCGTCGCAATCGAGTTGACCGGCCCGCTGGCCCGCACCATCCGGGTCGCCGTCGACGGTCGGGCTCAAGTCGTCGACGACTTCGGCGGCCTCGAACCCACCGTTTCGATCCGCCTCGATGGCCTGTTGCTGGCCCGACTGGCCGGCGGGCGCACCGATGACACGTCGGGTGTCGCACTCGGCGGCGACACCGAGGTCGGGGCGCGCATCGTGGAGCGTCTCAATTTCGTGATCTGA
- a CDS encoding STAS domain-containing protein, protein MQQLTTFLDVRQYAVVISFSGEIDLAVSEKFDSDLNQALAAAEGMVPAPPVIIDLQGVTFFASCGFSDLLKTRTEANYRGLAVVLITSRRVQRLMERTHLDEIFDLHLTLEDALRAVGVAS, encoded by the coding sequence ATGCAACAGCTCACTACCTTTCTTGACGTGCGACAGTATGCGGTCGTCATCAGCTTCAGTGGCGAGATCGACTTGGCCGTGTCCGAGAAATTCGACAGCGACCTGAACCAAGCACTCGCTGCCGCTGAAGGCATGGTGCCTGCGCCACCGGTGATCATTGACCTACAGGGCGTGACGTTCTTCGCCAGCTGCGGCTTTTCTGACCTTCTGAAGACGCGCACCGAGGCGAACTACCGGGGGCTTGCCGTCGTTCTGATCACGAGCCGCCGCGTGCAACGCCTGATGGAGAGAACCCATCTGGACGAAATTTTCGATCTGCATCTGACGCTGGAGGATGCGCTTCGCGCCGTCGGCGTTGCGTCGTGA
- a CDS encoding heme-binding protein encodes MTTFTGNSARRHIIGYSVLSALAAGVMAAPTAWAAPDCSTGSVSNTVSSVTDSATQYLGSHPGANAVVTAARNEPRGQAATDLRNYFSAHPQEYVELRGILAPIGDTQRQCNTTILSPDLESAYNEFMAG; translated from the coding sequence ATGACCACATTCACTGGTAACTCCGCGCGCCGACACATCATCGGCTACTCCGTACTTTCCGCTCTCGCTGCCGGCGTCATGGCCGCGCCCACAGCTTGGGCGGCGCCCGATTGCAGCACCGGCAGCGTCTCGAACACGGTGAGTTCGGTGACCGACTCGGCCACCCAGTATCTGGGTAGCCACCCGGGTGCCAACGCCGTGGTGACCGCGGCGCGGAACGAACCCCGCGGCCAGGCGGCGACCGACCTGCGCAACTACTTCTCTGCTCACCCGCAGGAATACGTCGAGCTGCGCGGAATCCTCGCACCGATCGGCGACACTCAGCGCCAATGCAACACCACCATCCTGTCGCCGGATCTGGAGTCGGCTTACAACGAATTCATGGCTGGCTAA
- a CDS encoding DUF2795 domain-containing protein, whose protein sequence is MVYLDSLPSGLGELSYHASRGDVLANATRAGCGQGIVDVLSQLPACIYANSREVLASIPIVGDDEPTGESEETAGSTRCAPGHISGDKTADVACPVCADPDRELRLDGPTNSFGAP, encoded by the coding sequence ATGGTGTATCTCGACAGTCTTCCCAGCGGCCTCGGCGAATTGTCCTATCACGCAAGCCGAGGCGATGTGCTCGCGAATGCCACCCGCGCTGGTTGCGGACAGGGCATCGTCGACGTACTCAGTCAGCTTCCGGCGTGCATTTACGCCAACAGTCGCGAAGTGCTGGCATCCATTCCAATTGTCGGCGATGACGAACCGACCGGCGAGTCCGAGGAGACAGCCGGTTCGACGCGTTGCGCGCCCGGACATATTTCAGGTGACAAAACCGCTGACGTTGCATGTCCCGTTTGCGCGGACCCTGACAGGGAACTCCGTCTCGATGGACCGACGAATAGTTTTGGTGCGCCATGA
- a CDS encoding DUF3140 domain-containing protein — protein sequence MSSDDDATWKEFHDLVNMTAHQLEKWLGTDKSKDVGQKKDSNESTGHHSGRRIVAILKMKKSDASTEDYAHMRKVVGYVKRHLAQRPKGDVTDTPWRYSLLNWGHDPNES from the coding sequence ATGAGTAGCGATGACGATGCCACGTGGAAAGAGTTTCACGATCTCGTCAACATGACGGCGCACCAGCTCGAAAAGTGGCTGGGCACAGACAAATCCAAGGATGTGGGACAGAAGAAAGACAGCAACGAGTCCACTGGGCACCATAGTGGCCGGCGCATCGTGGCTATCCTCAAAATGAAAAAATCCGATGCGTCAACCGAGGACTACGCACACATGCGCAAAGTGGTGGGTTACGTCAAACGTCATTTGGCGCAACGGCCGAAAGGCGATGTCACCGACACTCCTTGGCGCTATTCGCTGTTGAATTGGGGCCATGACCCCAATGAGTCGTAG
- a CDS encoding glycosyltransferase, translating to MLRVASVPESHVYVRHLADPAAAATVVRLPDPVPTHGSTVPGAWWPPLMLEPDWIATHHHQFDVFHVHFGFDALSADTLAKVLTELRRRGKPLVYTAHDLRNPHHPDPTAHRAHLDLLVPAADEVITLTPGAAQQIRQQWDCAVTVLPHPHVAQRSLIERKRRRNSEHFTIGVHVKSLRANMDPFPVLDTLADLVTGLPGARLLINVHDELFKPDNHWYAPDAGAALMAYSRRPHVRVMVHPYFSEAQLWAYLSALNVSVLPYRFGTHSGWLEACYDLGTAVVAPRCGFFDEQRPCETYEFSEHSFDAESLRAAVRRLHRRYRENEHPPRATWPQRCAERVALAAAHHDLYHAVRQ from the coding sequence TTGCTGCGTGTCGCGTCAGTGCCGGAATCGCATGTCTACGTACGCCATCTCGCCGATCCCGCGGCGGCGGCGACTGTTGTGCGGTTACCTGATCCCGTGCCGACCCACGGCAGCACAGTGCCGGGCGCCTGGTGGCCACCGCTGATGCTGGAACCCGATTGGATCGCTACGCATCATCACCAATTCGACGTGTTCCACGTACATTTCGGCTTTGACGCGTTGAGCGCCGACACCCTGGCGAAGGTACTGACCGAATTACGGCGTCGCGGCAAACCCTTGGTGTACACCGCTCATGACCTGCGAAACCCGCATCACCCGGATCCCACGGCGCATCGCGCGCACCTCGATCTGCTGGTCCCGGCTGCAGACGAAGTCATTACGCTGACACCCGGTGCGGCTCAACAGATTCGCCAGCAATGGGACTGTGCCGTGACCGTGCTACCACATCCACACGTCGCTCAACGCTCCCTGATCGAACGAAAACGCCGCCGCAACAGCGAACACTTCACCATTGGCGTACACGTCAAGAGTCTGCGCGCCAATATGGACCCGTTCCCGGTGCTGGACACCCTGGCGGACCTGGTGACCGGGCTCCCGGGAGCTCGACTCCTGATCAATGTGCACGACGAACTGTTCAAACCGGACAACCACTGGTACGCCCCCGACGCCGGCGCCGCACTGATGGCGTATTCCCGCCGTCCGCACGTGCGGGTGATGGTGCACCCATATTTCTCCGAAGCTCAACTGTGGGCCTACCTGTCTGCCCTGAACGTCTCGGTGCTCCCGTACCGGTTCGGGACACACTCGGGATGGCTCGAAGCCTGCTATGACCTCGGCACCGCGGTCGTCGCCCCGCGCTGCGGCTTCTTCGATGAGCAACGCCCCTGCGAGACATACGAATTCAGCGAGCACAGCTTCGATGCGGAATCGCTGAGGGCTGCTGTGCGCCGCCTACATCGGCGATACCGCGAGAACGAGCACCCCCCGCGTGCAACGTGGCCTCAACGGTGTGCCGAGCGCGTCGCGCTAGCTGCGGCCCACCACGATCTCTACCACGCGGTCCGGCAATGA
- a CDS encoding glycosyltransferase: MKRALRIAIVASNRYPIAQPFAGGLEAHVWHLTHSLVAAGHHVSLFAAPGSDPELDCTRLSVHELTLTRTAAHDESMPHATFMADHHAYLALMLDLARCPERFDVIHNHSLHYLPVALAPTVDAPMLVSLHTPPTPWLESAIAAGGGTSARFAAVSRHTARTWSSVLADVDVVPNGIATDQWPLGSGGDGLVWFGRLTAEKGPHLAIEAARKAGRRLVLAGPRSDRDFFDDAIAPRLSETVTYAGHLSQRELAGLVGAASAALVTPVWDEPYGLVVAEALACGTPVVAFARGGIPELVDDRCGRLIAAGDTSAMAAAVADAEAISRMDVRRCAEQRCSEQAMLLRYDAMYTQMIERHERRAALTARTSSD; encoded by the coding sequence ATGAAGCGCGCCCTGCGGATCGCCATCGTCGCGTCTAACCGCTATCCCATCGCGCAACCTTTTGCCGGCGGTTTGGAAGCTCACGTCTGGCACCTGACGCACAGCCTCGTCGCCGCCGGCCACCACGTCAGTTTGTTCGCGGCACCAGGCAGCGACCCCGAACTGGACTGCACCCGACTCTCGGTGCATGAGCTGACGCTCACCCGCACCGCGGCCCATGACGAGTCGATGCCTCATGCCACTTTCATGGCTGATCACCACGCCTACCTGGCACTCATGCTCGACCTCGCGCGGTGCCCCGAGCGCTTCGATGTCATCCACAATCACAGCCTGCACTATCTGCCGGTGGCGCTGGCGCCGACCGTGGATGCGCCCATGCTGGTCTCGCTGCACACACCTCCCACGCCGTGGCTCGAGTCGGCGATAGCCGCCGGCGGCGGCACGTCGGCGCGCTTTGCGGCAGTGAGTCGGCACACCGCGCGCACGTGGTCATCGGTGCTGGCCGACGTCGACGTCGTCCCCAACGGCATCGCCACCGACCAGTGGCCGCTCGGCTCCGGCGGCGACGGACTGGTGTGGTTTGGTCGGCTTACTGCCGAGAAAGGACCGCACTTGGCGATCGAAGCGGCGCGAAAGGCCGGCCGCCGGTTGGTCCTGGCCGGCCCACGCAGCGACCGCGATTTTTTTGACGACGCCATCGCGCCGCGCCTCAGTGAGACCGTGACCTACGCCGGGCATCTATCCCAGCGTGAACTCGCAGGCCTCGTGGGAGCGGCGTCGGCGGCACTGGTGACACCCGTATGGGACGAGCCGTACGGATTAGTGGTCGCCGAGGCGCTGGCGTGTGGCACCCCGGTGGTGGCCTTCGCACGTGGCGGGATTCCCGAACTCGTCGACGACCGCTGCGGGCGTCTCATAGCCGCAGGGGACACCTCGGCGATGGCCGCAGCCGTCGCCGACGCCGAGGCCATATCGCGCATGGACGTGCGACGCTGCGCCGAACAGCGTTGCTCGGAGCAAGCAATGCTCCTGCGCTATGACGCGATGTACACCCAGATGATCGAACGGCATGAGCGACGCGCAGCGTTGACCGCGCGGACGTCATCTGATTGA
- a CDS encoding glycosyltransferase family protein, which yields MLRIASVPASHVYVQHLSDPAARTRVVRLADPIPADRRIVPGGWWPPLMLDPTWIAAHHREFDVFHVHFGFDTLTSDAMAAALRELRRVGKPLVYTAHDLRNPRQRDATSQHAHLDMLMAAANAVITLTPGAADSICARWDRKPAVLPHPHVVQRCLIERRRTRREQFVVGVHVKSLRANMDPFPVLDTLADTVAKLPDAELVINVHDEIFEPDSHFYAPVDGAALRAYGKRNAVRVVVHPYFSEAQLWSYLSGLTVSVLPYRFGTHSGWLEACYDLGTAVVAPRCGFYHEQKPCETFELSETTFDPQSLRSAVNRLYNQHKDRRPPSRATWPQRRHERVALAAAHRDIYNAVKRGRAGSV from the coding sequence GTGCTTCGTATCGCGTCCGTGCCGGCTTCCCACGTCTATGTCCAACATCTCAGCGACCCCGCTGCACGCACCAGAGTTGTACGGCTAGCCGATCCGATCCCGGCTGACCGGCGCATCGTGCCCGGTGGGTGGTGGCCGCCGCTCATGTTGGATCCGACCTGGATTGCGGCACATCACCGCGAATTCGACGTGTTTCATGTGCATTTCGGATTCGACACTCTTACATCCGACGCCATGGCTGCGGCGCTGCGCGAGTTGCGCCGAGTCGGCAAACCTCTGGTGTACACCGCGCACGACCTGCGCAACCCGCGCCAGCGCGACGCCACCTCCCAGCACGCACATCTGGACATGTTGATGGCGGCGGCCAACGCGGTCATCACGCTGACTCCCGGTGCGGCAGACAGCATTTGCGCGCGGTGGGACAGGAAGCCCGCTGTGTTGCCGCATCCGCATGTAGTGCAGCGCTGCCTCATTGAACGACGCCGCACCCGCCGCGAGCAATTCGTCGTCGGCGTGCATGTCAAGAGCTTGCGGGCCAACATGGACCCGTTTCCCGTCCTCGATACCCTGGCTGACACGGTGGCCAAGTTGCCCGATGCGGAACTGGTGATCAACGTCCACGACGAAATCTTCGAGCCAGACAGTCACTTCTACGCGCCTGTCGACGGTGCGGCACTGAGGGCTTACGGGAAACGAAACGCGGTTCGGGTCGTGGTCCATCCTTATTTCTCCGAAGCCCAATTATGGTCATACCTGTCTGGGTTGACTGTCTCGGTGCTGCCGTACCGATTCGGTACGCACTCAGGCTGGCTGGAAGCCTGTTACGACCTCGGCACCGCGGTTGTCGCGCCGCGTTGCGGGTTTTATCACGAGCAAAAGCCATGCGAGACATTCGAACTCAGCGAGACGACTTTCGATCCGCAATCGCTGCGGTCGGCGGTGAACCGACTGTACAACCAACACAAAGACCGGCGACCGCCTTCTCGGGCAACGTGGCCGCAGCGTCGGCACGAACGGGTAGCGCTAGCCGCTGCCCATCGCGACATCTACAACGCGGTAAAGAGGGGCCGTGCCGGCAGCGTGTGA
- a CDS encoding phytoene desaturase family protein, producing MTPSSAGVSDSADAVVIGAGHNGLVAAAMLADAGWDVIVLEAQAEPGGAVKSAELIPGYISDLYSAFYPLSVASPALQALQLEDHGLRWTHAPAVVGHARSGADEDAAVIYREIDRTASELDRHTPGDGRRWCDLFLEWERIKEPLLQTLFAPFPPVRGPIGLLRRLGTADALRLAHLLLLPAGVMAERLFAGDAARLLLLGNAMHADVPIDAPASGVMGFLLIMLAQSGGFPVPVGGAGQLTAALVRRAEYAGARIECAQTVESIGVSGDRATDVRTTGGRSVRCRRAVIADTSAPQLYQQLLPAASLPARLRDGLDRFVWDTPVLKINYALDSPIPWRAKNLSDAGTVHLGGDHNGLIRWMADLNTRTLPEHPFVLFGQMTTADATRSAAGTESAWAYTHLPRGLADDHAAERLAERVDRVLEEHAPGFRGRIVGKVTQRPSDLEHSDANLHTGAVNGGTSQLFQQLVFRPAPGFGGATTPLQNVFLGSAGASPGGGVHGICGRNAARAALAAAGATGWPRRGINRAVTKLLSG from the coding sequence ATGACGCCGAGTAGCGCCGGGGTCAGTGACAGTGCGGACGCGGTCGTCATCGGCGCTGGGCACAACGGGTTGGTGGCCGCGGCAATGCTGGCCGACGCCGGGTGGGACGTCATCGTCCTCGAAGCACAAGCCGAGCCGGGCGGCGCGGTCAAAAGCGCCGAGCTGATCCCCGGCTACATAAGCGATCTCTACAGCGCCTTCTATCCGCTGTCGGTGGCGTCGCCCGCGTTACAAGCTCTGCAGCTCGAAGACCACGGTTTGCGGTGGACGCACGCGCCGGCCGTGGTGGGGCATGCGCGCAGCGGAGCCGACGAGGACGCTGCCGTCATCTACCGCGAAATCGACCGCACTGCAAGTGAATTAGATCGCCATACGCCGGGCGACGGGCGACGTTGGTGTGATCTCTTCCTGGAGTGGGAGCGGATCAAAGAACCACTGTTGCAGACCCTGTTCGCGCCGTTTCCGCCGGTGCGCGGGCCGATCGGGCTGCTCCGACGGCTCGGCACTGCCGACGCGCTGCGGCTCGCGCATCTGCTGCTGCTGCCCGCCGGGGTGATGGCCGAACGACTCTTTGCCGGCGACGCGGCCCGTCTGCTCCTGTTGGGCAACGCGATGCACGCCGACGTGCCCATCGATGCGCCGGCCAGCGGTGTGATGGGTTTCTTGCTGATCATGCTGGCGCAGAGCGGCGGCTTTCCCGTCCCGGTCGGCGGCGCGGGACAGCTGACGGCCGCACTGGTGCGCCGAGCCGAATACGCGGGTGCGCGCATCGAGTGCGCTCAGACCGTCGAATCGATCGGCGTCAGCGGCGACCGGGCGACCGACGTCCGCACCACCGGTGGCAGATCGGTCAGATGCCGACGCGCGGTCATCGCCGACACCTCCGCGCCGCAGCTGTATCAGCAACTACTACCCGCGGCGTCGCTGCCCGCCCGCCTGCGCGACGGCCTGGACCGCTTTGTGTGGGATACGCCGGTGCTGAAGATCAACTACGCCCTCGACTCGCCAATACCGTGGCGCGCAAAGAATCTGAGTGACGCCGGAACGGTGCACCTGGGCGGCGACCACAACGGACTGATCCGCTGGATGGCCGACCTGAACACCCGCACGCTGCCGGAGCACCCGTTCGTCTTGTTCGGGCAGATGACTACAGCGGATGCGACGCGGTCTGCTGCCGGCACCGAAAGTGCTTGGGCCTACACACATCTCCCCCGCGGCCTGGCCGATGACCATGCCGCCGAGCGGTTGGCAGAGAGGGTCGACCGCGTCCTCGAGGAGCACGCCCCGGGATTTCGGGGGCGCATAGTCGGCAAGGTCACGCAGCGGCCGTCGGACTTGGAGCACAGCGACGCGAATCTGCACACCGGCGCCGTGAACGGCGGCACATCGCAGTTGTTTCAGCAACTTGTCTTTCGTCCCGCTCCTGGATTCGGCGGCGCGACAACCCCGCTGCAGAACGTGTTCCTCGGCAGCGCGGGCGCATCACCGGGAGGCGGGGTGCATGGAATCTGTGGACGCAACGCGGCCCGCGCAGCGCTGGCCGCCGCGGGGGCGACCGGGTGGCCGCGGCGAGGAATCAACCGCGCCGTCACGAAGCTGTTGTCAGGCTGA
- a CDS encoding SRPBCC family protein: MAVKRNTTASRADVWAAIADGWTYSQWVVGNSRMRAVDPHWPQTGSTIRHSVGVWPLLLNDTTIVEDCEPPRLLVLQAKGRPFGKARITMRLFDLGDGGCRIEMAEVPVGAPLGWVPKRLALAAAFPRNRECTARLAMIAERRTPDDAE, from the coding sequence ATGGCGGTCAAGCGGAACACCACGGCCAGTCGCGCCGACGTGTGGGCCGCGATCGCCGACGGGTGGACCTACTCGCAATGGGTGGTCGGCAACAGTCGCATGCGTGCCGTCGATCCGCACTGGCCGCAGACCGGTAGCACCATCCGCCATTCCGTCGGTGTCTGGCCACTGCTGCTGAACGACACAACGATCGTCGAGGACTGTGAGCCTCCACGGTTGCTGGTGCTGCAAGCCAAAGGAAGACCTTTCGGCAAAGCACGAATTACGATGCGGCTGTTCGACCTTGGCGACGGCGGCTGCCGCATCGAGATGGCCGAAGTCCCCGTCGGCGCCCCGCTGGGATGGGTGCCGAAGCGGCTGGCGCTGGCGGCCGCGTTTCCGCGCAACCGGGAATGCACCGCCCGTCTCGCAATGATCGCCGAACGTCGAACCCCCGATGACGCCGAGTAG
- a CDS encoding SDR family NAD(P)-dependent oxidoreductase: MQLAVVTGASSGIGLELARLFAADNYDLVIVAEDDAIHSAAAELADGGITIEAVQQDMRDDGAVERVYDVVSQGGTRAPAAMAFNVGIGRTGRFIDGSAQRDLDIIDVNVRSTVHLAKLVLRDMAWRNQGQALFTSSVVAMMPGSHQTMYNASKSFIQSFAEGLHDEFRGTGVSVTSLMPGPTDTEFFRRNDMAGTVLARLPFKDDPADTARQGYLAMNRGQQKVVASSFTSKLMGAALRVLPDSLKAMGNRIFTIPLGK; this comes from the coding sequence ATGCAGTTGGCGGTGGTGACCGGCGCATCGAGCGGCATTGGCCTCGAGCTTGCCCGCCTGTTCGCGGCCGACAACTACGATCTCGTGATCGTCGCCGAGGATGACGCCATCCATTCTGCCGCAGCGGAACTCGCTGACGGCGGCATCACCATCGAAGCCGTGCAGCAGGACATGCGGGACGACGGCGCAGTCGAACGAGTCTACGACGTTGTCAGCCAAGGCGGCACCCGCGCGCCGGCGGCGATGGCGTTTAACGTCGGCATTGGTCGAACGGGCCGATTCATCGACGGCTCTGCACAGCGAGATCTCGACATCATTGATGTCAACGTACGCTCGACGGTGCACCTCGCCAAGCTCGTCTTGCGAGATATGGCGTGGCGGAACCAGGGCCAGGCACTGTTCACCTCGTCGGTCGTCGCGATGATGCCCGGATCCCACCAGACGATGTACAACGCCTCCAAGTCGTTCATCCAATCCTTCGCCGAAGGCCTGCACGACGAATTCCGCGGCACCGGGGTGTCGGTGACGTCGCTGATGCCGGGACCGACCGACACCGAGTTCTTCCGCCGTAATGACATGGCGGGCACCGTCTTGGCCCGCCTGCCCTTCAAAGACGATCCGGCCGACACCGCGAGGCAGGGATATCTCGCGATGAATCGCGGTCAGCAAAAGGTTGTGGCGTCTTCGTTCACCAGCAAACTGATGGGCGCCGCGTTGCGTGTCCTGCCGGATTCATTGAAAGCAATGGGCAACCGAATCTTTACCATCCCGCTCGGAAAGTAG
- a CDS encoding cytochrome P450 gives MTHQVAHQQNTRGDAAARGHRLTGPRAVAALADLGLSSIAAGVLARRRPAVRVLETAQADRRAVARMKKLRGEFGRGPVELVLPGRRILVILDPNDVGRVLDDSPAPFHPANLEKRKALQWFQPHGVLITQGPIRRQRRELNESALDFGDEIHHLAGDFSLVIAEEVDAIATEARRTGTLTSSRFMTGWWRLVRRVMLGPDARDDETITDELMHLRKAGNWSFLALPQYRRRSRFLEHLQGYAENPHPNTLAGALAQVPAGGAIDPVGQMPQWMFAFDAAGMALMRALALLSTHPDALWRAIEDSAAPHSPQTREFLRAAVLESVRLWPTTPTILRDTVEDTEWDSDGDRFTIAAGTGVMIVTPAFHRDDQLLPFAHRFVPEIWLDGTAHLYRQLAPFSAGPAECPGRNLVLFVTSTVIAQLLTQLRLTLQSTPHLSPDRPLPMTLNQLTLEWAAEPASGTRLTDNG, from the coding sequence ATGACGCATCAGGTTGCGCACCAACAGAACACACGCGGTGACGCGGCTGCCCGCGGGCACCGCCTCACCGGCCCGCGAGCGGTCGCGGCGCTGGCGGACCTCGGTTTGTCGTCGATCGCCGCCGGCGTGCTGGCCCGTCGCCGGCCCGCGGTGCGGGTGCTCGAAACGGCCCAAGCCGATCGTCGCGCGGTAGCCCGAATGAAAAAGTTACGAGGAGAATTCGGCCGCGGGCCGGTCGAACTGGTGCTGCCCGGCCGCCGAATCCTCGTGATTCTCGACCCCAACGACGTCGGCCGCGTGCTCGACGATTCGCCTGCCCCCTTCCACCCCGCCAACCTCGAGAAACGCAAAGCGCTGCAATGGTTTCAGCCGCACGGCGTCTTGATCACCCAGGGACCGATCCGTCGGCAGCGGCGAGAGCTCAACGAGTCCGCCCTGGATTTCGGCGACGAGATACATCATCTCGCCGGCGACTTCTCTCTTGTCATCGCCGAGGAAGTCGATGCCATCGCCACCGAGGCGCGGCGCACCGGGACGCTGACGTCATCACGGTTCATGACCGGGTGGTGGCGCCTGGTACGCCGGGTGATGCTGGGTCCTGATGCGCGCGACGACGAAACGATCACCGATGAGTTGATGCATCTACGCAAAGCCGGCAACTGGTCGTTTCTGGCGTTGCCGCAATATCGGCGCCGATCGCGATTCCTCGAACACCTCCAGGGCTACGCGGAAAACCCGCATCCCAATACCCTGGCCGGCGCTTTGGCCCAGGTGCCGGCTGGTGGGGCGATCGACCCGGTGGGCCAGATGCCGCAGTGGATGTTCGCCTTCGACGCGGCCGGAATGGCACTGATGCGGGCGCTCGCACTGTTGTCGACACATCCCGATGCCCTATGGCGCGCCATCGAGGACTCCGCTGCGCCGCATTCCCCGCAGACGAGAGAGTTCCTTCGCGCGGCCGTGTTGGAGTCGGTGCGTCTGTGGCCCACCACGCCAACGATCCTTCGCGACACCGTCGAGGACACCGAATGGGACAGTGACGGCGACCGATTCACCATCGCCGCCGGCACCGGAGTCATGATCGTGACACCGGCGTTTCACCGCGACGACCAGCTGCTGCCGTTCGCGCACCGGTTCGTTCCCGAGATCTGGCTCGACGGCACCGCGCACCTCTACCGGCAACTCGCGCCGTTCAGCGCCGGTCCTGCCGAATGCCCCGGTCGCAATCTGGTGCTGTTCGTGACGTCGACGGTGATCGCCCAGCTATTGACCCAGCTGCGCCTGACGCTTCAGTCGACCCCGCACCTGTCCCCGGATCGACCGCTCCCCATGACACTCAACCAGCTGACCCTGGAGTGGGCCGCCGAGCCTGCATCCGGGACGCGACTGACCGACAACGGTTGA